In Xenopus tropicalis strain Nigerian chromosome 5, UCB_Xtro_10.0, whole genome shotgun sequence, one genomic interval encodes:
- the ndufaf4 gene encoding NADH dehydrogenase [ubiquinone] 1 alpha subcomplex assembly factor 4: MGLSLTRAMRNFNLENRAHRLIGKEKPRPAPTHPKTEDAVRATKTHHPDIEDKIRNKDNLLLTRLKEVYVDSYDPSSGVQTKVSRSAQKEHRLPKFAMNRESLMGVDVESIPKGNISVLEALTLLNNHKNSPETWTAEKISEDYHLDLKNTQSLLEYFIPFNVKIIPPKDKKQITDT, encoded by the exons ATGGGGCTATCATTAACCCGAGCCATGCGGAACTTTAACCTTGAAAATCGGGCTCATAGGCTTATTGGCAAGGAGAAGCCGAGGCCGGCGCCCACCCACCCCAAAACAGAGGATGCAGTGAGGGCAACCAAAACAC atCATCCGGACATTGAGGATAAAATTCGTAACAAAGATAATCTGCTTCTGACAAGACTGAAAGAAGTTTATGTTGACTCCTATGACCCATCTTCTGGG GTACAAACCAAAGTGAGCAGATCTGCTCAAAAAGAGCACAGACTTCCTAAATTTGCTATGAATCGAGAGTCCCTTATGGGTGTGGATGTCGAAAGTATTCCTAAAGGGAATATTTCTGTGCTTGAGGCACTTACACTTCTCAACAACCATAAAAATTCTCCAGAAACATGGACCGCTGAAAAGATATCAGAAGACTACCACCTAGACTTAAAGAATACCCAGTCACTACTAGAATATTTTATACCTTTCAATGTGAAAATCATTCCTCCCAAAGACAAGAAGCAAATTACAGACACCTAG